One segment of Erigeron canadensis isolate Cc75 chromosome 2, C_canadensis_v1, whole genome shotgun sequence DNA contains the following:
- the LOC122587977 gene encoding uncharacterized protein LOC122587977, translating into MGLGEFYVILGMDWLAQHKANICCTDKSVHLKAPNGRDMVIYGERNQDSLPLCTFARARRLISRGCKAFLAHVIDSNKESKSISEIPIVNEFVDVFPDDLPGLPPDRQIDFKIDLIPGATPIAKAPYRLAPTEMREMMDQLQELLDKGFIRPSSSPGVLPSFLETLRQEKLYAKFSKCEFWLREVQFLGHVVNQEGIKVDPGKISAIMKRESPKSPKEIRSFLGLAGYYRRFIQDFSELASPLTKLTRKNEKFEWKSEQEGAFQTLKEKLSQAPILTFLDGVEDFSVYCNASFNGLGCVLMQKGRVIAYASRQLKTHEKSYLVHDLELARSLLHSRFGVITYMELNSPFIPIIRALSISLSNVILIIVNGGG; encoded by the exons ATGGGTTTGGGAGAATTCTACGTTattttgggtatggattggCTTGCCCAACATAAGGCAAATATTTGTTGTACCGATAAAAGTGTTCACCTCAAAGCTCCTAACGGTAGGGATATGGTTATTTACGGTGAAAGAAATCAAGATTCATTGCCTTTATGCACCTTTGCTCGAGCCCGTCGACTTATCTCTCGAGGGTGCAAGGCTTTTCTTGCTCATGTTATTGACTCCAATAAGGAATCTAAATCGATATCCGAAATTCCTATTGTGAATGAGTTTGTAGATGTTTTCCCCGATGATCTACCGGGTCTTCCTCCCGATAGGCAAATTGATTTCAAAATCGATCTCATTCCGGGTGCTACACCTATTGCCAAGGCTCCTTATCGTCTCGCTCCAACCGAAATGCGAGAAATGATGGATCAACTCCAAGAACTACTTGATAAGGGTTTTATTCGCCCAAGTAGTTCTCCTGGGGTGCTCCCGTCTT TTCTTGAAACCCTTCGCCAAGAGAAGCTATATGCCAAATTCTCGAAATGCGAATTTTGGTTGCGAGAAGTTCAATTTCTTGGTCATGTTGTCAATCAAGAAGGAATTAAAGTCGACCCGGGGAAAATAAGTGCAATCATGAAGCGGGAATCTCCTAAGTCCCCGAAGGAAATTCGTAGCTTTCTTGGTTTGGCAGGTTATTACCGTCGATTCATTCAAGATTTCTCTGAATTAGCCTCACCTCTTACAAAATTGACCCGGAAGAATGAGAAATTCGAATGGAAAAGTGAACAAGAAGGTGCATTTCAAACTCTAAAAGAAAAGTTGAGTCAAGCACCTATTCTCACTTTCCTGGATGGAGTTGAAGATTTCTCGGTGTATTGTAATGCCTCGTTCAATGGTCTTGGTTGTGTCCTTATGCAAAAGGGGCGGGTTATCGCTTATGCATCAAGACAATTAAAAACTCATGAAAAGTCCTATCTCGTCCATGATTTAGAGCTTGCGCGGTCGTTATTGCATTCAAGATTTGGCGTCATTACTTATATGGAGTTAAATTCTCCATTTATTCCGATCATAAGAGCCTTAAGTATTTCTTTGAGCAACGTGATCTTAATAATCGTCAACGGAGGTGGTTAG
- the LOC122587975 gene encoding uncharacterized protein LOC122587975: MPPYEMLYGRRCRTPICWGEVGQRELGGTDAVLETTQKIDEIRERLKAAQDRQKSYADVRRRPIEFMVGDRVMLKVSPWKGLLRFCKRGKLSPRFIGPFRVLARVGKLAYQLELPEELSRIHSTFHVSQLRKCLVDDATCVPLNEIELDKKLTYVEEPVAIVEEELRRINNKTVRTFKVQWKHHKSSEYTWETEHDMLVYYPSFHMAWITGT, translated from the coding sequence ATGCCACCGTACGAAATGCTCTATGGTAGAAGATGTCGAACTCccatttgttggggagaagtggGTCAACGGGAATTAGGAGGAACCGATGCTGTCCTTGAGACTACGCAAAAGATAGACGAGATTCGTGAAAGACTTAAAGCGGCTCAAGATAGACAAAAATCGTATGCCGATGTTAGAAGACGACCCATTGAGTTTATGGTTGGAGATCGGGTTATGTTAAAGGTATCTCCATGGAAGGGTTTGCTACGATTTTGTAAACGTGGAAAGTTGAGTCCACGGTTCATAGGCCCGTTTCGCGTTTTAGCCCGTGTTGGTAAATTGGCATACCAATTGGAGTTGCCCGAAGAGTTATCTCGTATCCATAGCACTTTCCATGTGTCACAACTCCGAAAATGTCTTGTTGATGATGCAACATGTGTTCCATTAAATGAAATCGAGCTAGACAAGAAGTTAACTTATGTCGAGGAACCGGTGGCCATAGTTGAAGAAGAATTAAGaagaataaacaacaaaacggTACGCACTTTCAAGGTACAATGGAAGCACCATAAGAGCTCCGAGTATACGTGGGAAACCGAGCATGACATGTTGGTGTACTACCCGTCTTTTCACATGGCATGGATCACGGGGACGTGA